The following are encoded together in the Capsulimonas corticalis genome:
- a CDS encoding FHA domain-containing protein yields MGWKIRKDKPGADEATDEPDGQNPDAEATSPQLPDDSSDTEVSKQRPAFVLDLDNDAFRTDSRHTSLDTSSFGWTPTASPTNDGYQSPSFADSEPSAPSLRDQARAIREETQGLTAEILSLQNKFPTPTTPAAPQVNAQDFDLTSYLQNMQPDEPETPIEMGTSMDPSYPAAPEVDERHIYSPNTYSQPTQPSASYKEPEPSYEAPTRTPSAGGFGAPASEFSIPKVSPFIVKVDAPQPEVEQQKHSLVMKLRNLSATFPLDKEITTIGRPDSDTQNYPDIEIDLDDGVSRKHAEVRQRGNEFFLVDVGSTNGTILNGEQVREFQEIPLTHGDRIRVGERTEIVFE; encoded by the coding sequence ATGGGATGGAAGATACGGAAGGATAAGCCTGGCGCCGACGAGGCGACCGACGAGCCGGACGGCCAGAATCCGGACGCCGAAGCGACTTCCCCGCAGCTTCCGGACGACTCGTCCGATACGGAAGTAAGCAAGCAGCGCCCCGCGTTTGTCCTGGACCTGGACAACGACGCATTTCGAACGGACAGCCGCCATACGTCCCTGGACACCTCTTCATTTGGCTGGACGCCGACGGCGTCCCCAACCAACGATGGGTATCAATCCCCCTCGTTTGCCGACTCTGAGCCCTCCGCCCCCTCGCTGCGCGATCAGGCCCGCGCCATACGCGAAGAGACGCAAGGGTTAACCGCCGAGATCCTTTCTTTACAGAACAAGTTTCCCACGCCGACAACGCCGGCGGCTCCTCAGGTGAACGCGCAGGACTTCGATCTGACGTCGTACTTGCAGAATATGCAGCCGGACGAACCGGAAACGCCGATCGAGATGGGAACCTCGATGGATCCAAGCTATCCGGCTGCGCCGGAAGTCGACGAGCGGCATATTTACAGTCCGAACACCTATTCTCAGCCGACGCAGCCCAGCGCATCGTACAAAGAGCCGGAACCGTCCTACGAAGCTCCCACCCGGACGCCGAGCGCCGGCGGATTTGGCGCTCCGGCCAGCGAGTTCTCGATTCCGAAGGTATCTCCGTTCATCGTCAAGGTCGATGCGCCACAGCCGGAAGTGGAGCAGCAGAAGCACAGCCTGGTGATGAAGCTGCGCAATCTGTCGGCGACTTTCCCGCTCGACAAAGAAATTACGACCATCGGCCGTCCCGACAGCGATACGCAAAACTATCCGGACATCGAGATCGATCTCGACGACGGCGTCTCCCGCAAGCACGCCGAAGTCCGCCAGCGAGGGAATGAATTCTTCCTCGTCGATGTCGGCAGCACCAACGGCACAATCCTGAACGGCGAGCAGGTCCGTGAGTTCCAGGAGATCCCGCTGACGCATGGCGACCGGATCCGGGTCGGCGAGCGAACCGAGATCGTCTTCGAGTGA
- a CDS encoding NHL repeat-containing protein: protein MSGNRFDFLEFSDDPPPERPAVPDDGIEESGINAPPGGMRGLIGADGRPVSEVGASGDPRGYQDFLDQNRAEDLRNAQREQETRSGTMRPLEVIGQRGERAGQFNFPTGIAVDSRGILFVADSYNHRIQRITPDGAVSIIGCKGSGPAQFLSPQDVAVDRRDAFYVVEQGNHRIQKFSATGRMELIFGHRGHLPGEFFGPTSIAVSPFSGDIYVADTGNFRVQRFDQKGRFLSQITSAGKGLTSPQSVEVDHHENVYIVDTLGHRIIQCDPTGREFMAIGRRRRTDVDWIDASFIEPRACAVDIAGFLFVADGGELLGEEGKPAGRIHVVDPIARRNEMAIQHLGRGLDRLTRPTGIAIGPALTPDPQTGLLRNEIYVADTMNHRIIRMGWV, encoded by the coding sequence ATGAGCGGCAATCGCTTCGACTTTTTAGAATTTTCCGATGACCCGCCTCCCGAGCGCCCTGCGGTTCCCGATGACGGAATTGAGGAGTCGGGAATCAACGCGCCGCCCGGCGGCATGCGCGGGCTGATCGGGGCGGACGGCCGCCCCGTGTCCGAGGTGGGGGCTTCCGGGGATCCGCGCGGCTATCAAGATTTCCTGGACCAGAATCGCGCGGAGGACTTGCGGAACGCGCAGCGCGAGCAGGAAACGCGCTCCGGGACCATGCGGCCCTTGGAGGTGATTGGCCAGCGCGGGGAGCGCGCCGGCCAATTCAACTTTCCTACCGGCATTGCCGTGGATTCGCGCGGTATTTTGTTTGTCGCCGATTCGTACAACCATCGAATCCAGCGGATCACGCCGGACGGGGCGGTCTCGATAATCGGCTGCAAGGGATCCGGCCCCGCGCAGTTTCTTTCGCCGCAGGATGTCGCCGTGGACCGGCGCGACGCGTTTTATGTTGTCGAGCAGGGCAATCACCGCATTCAGAAGTTCAGCGCTACTGGCCGCATGGAGCTGATCTTTGGGCATCGCGGGCATCTGCCGGGCGAGTTTTTCGGTCCGACCAGCATCGCCGTTTCGCCGTTCTCGGGAGATATCTACGTCGCCGATACGGGAAATTTCCGCGTTCAGCGCTTCGACCAGAAAGGGCGCTTTCTGTCGCAGATCACTTCCGCCGGCAAAGGGCTGACCAGCCCGCAGTCGGTCGAAGTCGATCATCATGAAAATGTTTATATCGTCGATACGCTGGGCCATCGGATTATCCAGTGCGATCCGACGGGGCGCGAGTTCATGGCGATTGGGCGACGCCGGCGTACGGACGTCGATTGGATCGACGCCTCGTTTATCGAGCCGCGCGCCTGCGCCGTCGATATCGCGGGGTTCTTGTTTGTGGCGGACGGCGGAGAGCTGCTGGGCGAAGAGGGCAAGCCGGCGGGACGCATCCATGTCGTGGACCCCATCGCCCGCCGCAATGAAATGGCGATCCAGCACCTGGGGCGCGGTCTCGACCGGCTGACGCGTCCGACGGGGATTGCGATCGGCCCGGCGCTCACTCCGGACCCGCAGACTGGCTTGCTGCGCAACGAGATCTATGTCGCGGATACGATGAATCATCGGATTATTCGCATGGGATGGGTCTAA
- a CDS encoding DUF2203 domain-containing protein has protein sequence MAVYKKHFTVQEARAQIPGLRKRLIRIHDLLAEARADQTHEGVIVTAILRGNGKGPILTGAGSRKEEAQRMIEAIAEEGIQIKDLQTGLVDFPHFLNGDTEHEVLLCWRLDEDTIEYWHEIDTGFAGRNPL, from the coding sequence ATGGCCGTTTATAAGAAGCACTTCACGGTGCAGGAGGCGCGCGCGCAGATTCCCGGCCTTCGGAAGCGACTGATCCGTATCCACGATCTGCTCGCCGAGGCCCGCGCCGATCAAACGCACGAGGGCGTGATCGTGACCGCGATCCTGCGCGGCAACGGAAAAGGACCGATCCTGACCGGGGCCGGCTCCCGCAAGGAAGAAGCCCAGCGTATGATCGAAGCGATCGCCGAGGAAGGCATCCAGATCAAGGACTTGCAGACGGGGCTGGTCGATTTTCCGCACTTTTTAAACGGCGACACGGAGCACGAAGTGCTGCTTTGCTGGCGGCTGGACGAAGACACCATTGAGTACTGGCACGAGATCGACACCGGATTCGCCGGACGCAATCCTCTCTAA
- the queG gene encoding tRNA epoxyqueuosine(34) reductase QueG, producing the protein MSTGTRSTPDSPDAILSNLIRSRAAELGFALCGVSAAAPPPHHRHYRQWLAEGRAGEMMYLHRQEPKRGDLSEVLPGVRSVVSLAWNYSPENGRPSAPPQTEYLTGAVARYARFDDYHDLIWARLQSLLDSILAERPDAHGKLYCDTGPVTERDLAMRAGLGWIGKHTNLISRKLGNWFFLAELLLDIDLPPDEPEVPHCGSCTRCIPACPTGAIVAPYTLDARRCISYLTIELKGSIPEELRPLIGTRIYGCDECLAVCPWNKFAQRSSEPAVRPRADLTAPDLLALLALDDAGFKEKFRSSPIKRAKRRGLLRNVCVALGNIGDIRAIPALTTAMENDPEPLVREHAAWALERIAEANP; encoded by the coding sequence TTGAGTACTGGCACGAGATCGACACCGGATTCGCCGGACGCAATCCTCTCTAACCTCATCCGAAGCCGAGCCGCCGAGCTCGGCTTCGCGCTTTGCGGCGTCTCCGCTGCGGCGCCTCCGCCGCACCATCGCCATTATCGGCAATGGCTCGCCGAGGGCAGGGCGGGGGAGATGATGTACCTGCACCGCCAGGAGCCCAAACGCGGCGACCTGTCCGAAGTGCTGCCCGGCGTCCGCTCCGTGGTCAGTCTTGCCTGGAACTACTCCCCCGAAAACGGCCGTCCTTCCGCGCCTCCCCAGACCGAATACCTCACCGGCGCCGTCGCGCGCTACGCGCGCTTCGACGATTACCATGACCTGATCTGGGCGCGCCTGCAATCCTTGCTGGACTCCATCCTCGCCGAGCGTCCAGACGCTCACGGCAAGCTCTACTGCGACACCGGCCCGGTCACCGAGCGCGATCTCGCCATGCGCGCGGGCCTTGGCTGGATCGGCAAGCACACCAATCTGATCTCACGCAAGCTTGGCAACTGGTTCTTCCTCGCCGAGCTTCTGCTGGACATCGATCTGCCGCCGGACGAGCCCGAAGTCCCGCACTGTGGCTCCTGCACGCGCTGCATCCCGGCATGCCCCACAGGCGCGATCGTCGCGCCTTACACGCTCGACGCCCGCCGCTGCATCTCCTATTTGACCATCGAGCTCAAAGGATCCATTCCCGAAGAACTGCGCCCCTTGATCGGAACACGCATTTACGGATGTGATGAATGTCTGGCCGTTTGTCCCTGGAATAAATTCGCGCAAAGGTCTTCCGAACCCGCCGTGCGGCCCCGCGCGGATCTCACGGCTCCCGACCTTTTAGCCCTGCTGGCCCTGGACGACGCGGGCTTCAAAGAGAAATTTCGCAGCAGTCCCATCAAACGCGCCAAACGCCGGGGCCTGCTGCGCAACGTCTGCGTGGCGCTGGGCAACATCGGCGACATACGCGCGATCCCCGCGCTGACGACGGCTATGGAGAACGATCCAGAGCCTCTGGTGCGCGAACACGCGGCCTGGGCTTTGGAAAGGATTGCGGAAGCAAACCCCTAA